A single window of Anderseniella sp. Alg231-50 DNA harbors:
- a CDS encoding adenylyltransferase/cytidyltransferase family protein: MADHGTFRQSFRRFARALHQSHRDKAFLSDGTLLGFVRENDFIAGDSDIDLAMFAEDYDASVIDSVARAGFVLTKQSGAEENGLSLKFHDGQTGIDLTLFYTNASGHHCYVYQRRNRVRYSFPAFKLQPAVFQGMPVMCPADAERMLEVQYGPDWRTPSKYWSYAFSPANAAPDGGLLWRSYFTWRRAKWKLRCMAKAVGLLAVPSPRPALPPVADRGNQLKTGIIFTDGVFDMLHANHVKVLEAAKALGEYLVVAVATDKLADTYKRKPVICEQERLLMVQSLACVDEAYLMSGPLDASGMDHILNHYSPCAVVYGGDATPGFYEPAERAGIMVRPAYRPGINSSAIIDTVLSRPDTLAPKVNLPPVEVD, translated from the coding sequence ATGGCAGACCACGGCACCTTCAGGCAAAGCTTCAGGCGGTTCGCGCGCGCATTGCACCAATCCCACAGGGACAAGGCTTTCCTGTCTGACGGGACATTGCTGGGCTTTGTCCGGGAAAACGATTTCATTGCCGGTGACAGCGATATCGATCTAGCGATGTTCGCTGAAGATTACGATGCGTCCGTCATAGACAGTGTGGCTCGCGCGGGTTTCGTCTTGACCAAGCAGTCCGGGGCCGAGGAAAACGGCCTCTCCCTCAAGTTCCATGACGGACAGACAGGAATTGACCTCACGCTGTTCTACACAAATGCCTCGGGACATCATTGCTACGTGTATCAAAGGCGCAACCGCGTTCGGTATTCGTTTCCGGCGTTCAAACTGCAGCCGGCCGTGTTTCAGGGCATGCCGGTCATGTGCCCGGCAGACGCCGAGCGGATGCTTGAAGTCCAGTACGGGCCAGACTGGCGAACCCCGTCGAAATATTGGAGCTATGCGTTTTCGCCGGCCAATGCCGCGCCGGACGGCGGCTTGTTGTGGCGGTCATACTTCACATGGCGCCGCGCCAAATGGAAATTGCGCTGCATGGCAAAGGCAGTGGGCCTGCTGGCGGTTCCGTCACCACGGCCCGCCCTGCCGCCGGTTGCCGATCGCGGCAATCAGCTGAAAACGGGCATCATCTTCACGGACGGCGTTTTCGACATGCTGCATGCAAATCATGTGAAAGTGCTGGAAGCAGCAAAAGCACTGGGAGAATACCTGGTTGTCGCCGTCGCTACCGACAAGCTGGCTGATACCTACAAGCGCAAACCGGTGATCTGCGAACAGGAACGCCTGTTGATGGTCCAGTCACTGGCGTGCGTTGACGAAGCGTACCTGATGTCCGGGCCCCTCGATGCATCGGGCATGGACCATATCCTGAATCACTACAGTCCATGCGCCGTCGTTTACGGTGGCGATGCAACACCTGGGTTTTACGAGCCGGCTGAGCGCGCCGGCATCATGGTCAGGCCTGCCTACCGTCCGGGCATCAACAGCAGCGCCATTATTGACACCGTGCTGTCCAGGCCGGACACGCTGGCGCCCAAAGTGAACCTGCCGCCTGTCGAGGTTGACTAG
- a CDS encoding M20/M25/M40 family metallo-hydrolase — MTLPETAFDADTIMQGIVKWAKVESPTHHVEGVNQMMDLAAQDMHELGGDVERLPGIDGFGDVVVARFPSPEKSEQPGILILGHLDTVHEVGTLADKLPIRRDGDKLFGPGVLDMKGGNRLAIEAFGALRNAGLQPHLPVTFMFIPDEEVGSPSSRRRIEAEALKHEYVLVPEPLRPWGDVVTGRHAVQRFWVRAHGQPAHAGLSKAQGRSAIAKMAEIISRIEAMNDYDKQTTYAVGTVHGGVFVNVVTTLCEAQVLCVAPNDELLAEIQSNMAALAGEEDGVRIEVEAGLLRPVAKPHDKTMALYNHARKLAAAMGVELGHCQSGGGSDGNFTGALGIATLDGLGVGGANAHTFNEHLLIPTLVPQCRLIAGLLQTLK, encoded by the coding sequence ATGACATTGCCGGAGACCGCATTTGACGCTGACACAATCATGCAGGGCATAGTGAAATGGGCAAAGGTTGAAAGCCCGACCCATCATGTCGAAGGCGTCAATCAGATGATGGACCTTGCAGCCCAGGACATGCATGAACTCGGTGGCGACGTTGAACGCCTTCCCGGCATTGATGGTTTCGGCGATGTGGTGGTGGCGCGCTTCCCCTCACCCGAGAAATCAGAGCAGCCGGGCATTCTGATCCTTGGACACCTGGATACGGTGCATGAGGTCGGAACACTGGCAGACAAGCTTCCAATCCGTCGCGACGGTGACAAATTGTTCGGGCCCGGCGTGCTCGACATGAAAGGTGGCAACCGGTTGGCCATCGAGGCCTTCGGGGCATTGCGGAACGCAGGTCTGCAACCTCACTTGCCGGTCACATTCATGTTTATACCAGATGAGGAAGTCGGCAGTCCGTCATCGCGACGGCGCATTGAAGCGGAGGCTCTCAAGCACGAATATGTGCTGGTCCCCGAACCATTGCGTCCCTGGGGTGATGTCGTCACCGGCCGCCACGCGGTTCAGCGCTTCTGGGTGCGGGCTCACGGGCAACCTGCACATGCAGGCCTTTCCAAAGCGCAGGGACGCAGCGCCATCGCAAAAATGGCAGAGATCATCAGCCGTATCGAAGCGATGAACGATTACGACAAGCAGACAACCTATGCAGTTGGCACCGTACATGGCGGGGTTTTCGTCAACGTCGTGACAACACTCTGTGAAGCGCAGGTCCTTTGCGTTGCCCCGAATGATGAACTGCTTGCAGAAATCCAGTCCAACATGGCCGCACTTGCCGGTGAGGAAGATGGCGTGCGCATCGAGGTCGAGGCCGGACTGTTGCGCCCGGTTGCGAAACCTCACGACAAAACCATGGCCTTGTACAATCATGCCCGCAAGCTTGCCGCCGCCATGGGCGTCGAGTTGGGGCATTGCCAGTCGGGCGGCGGCAGCGACGGTAATTTCACCGGTGCGCTCGGTATCGCAACCCTGGACGGGCTGGGTGTTGGCGGGGCCAATGCACACACTTTCAATGAACACCTTCTGATCCCGACACTGGTGCCGCAATGCCGCCTGATTGCCGGGCTTCTGCAGACGTTAAAGTAA
- a CDS encoding amidase family protein, whose translation MTEPCDLSAVEARRLIGIKALSPVELLDSCLERITKSNGTLNAVVAMDETEARANAKAAEKAVADGDDLGLLHGLPVGIKDLNATRNLRTTWGSLIYKDHVPTDDDHMVANVRAAGANVFSKTNTPEFGAGANTTNRVYGPTGNPFDPDKTCAGSSGGSAAALAAGMMPLATGSDYGGSLRTPAAFCGITGYRPSPGVVPAVGRPISLNPFSVVGPMGRTVADTHLLLLAQQDTNLRDPFSSMDDMDVPATLAGADLSNISVAISADLGCAPVDKDIAATFQQRVGKFSHVFRDAHNRNPRMHDVHEAFEITRGVNFVGAHGDRLEHHRDLLDRNVIDNTERGLKYSLGDVAWAHTVQTQIYNDFIDLFEEVDILICPTASVSPFPHSQLFVEEINGDKMPTYMRWLALSYALTMALPAACALPCGVDHLGMPFGIQVVGPNGSDALVLEVAHSLEHLLAADPETARPIPDIAKLNL comes from the coding sequence TTGACCGAACCCTGTGATCTCAGCGCCGTCGAAGCGCGCCGCCTGATCGGCATCAAGGCTCTTTCACCTGTTGAACTTCTAGACTCCTGTCTTGAACGCATCACGAAATCCAATGGTACTCTCAACGCGGTCGTGGCAATGGATGAAACCGAAGCCAGGGCAAATGCAAAGGCTGCCGAAAAGGCAGTGGCAGATGGCGATGATCTGGGGCTGCTGCATGGATTGCCGGTCGGCATCAAGGATCTGAACGCCACCCGGAACCTGCGCACCACCTGGGGCTCGCTGATCTACAAGGACCATGTCCCGACTGACGACGATCACATGGTCGCCAATGTCCGGGCGGCCGGTGCCAACGTATTCTCGAAAACCAACACGCCGGAATTCGGTGCGGGCGCCAATACCACCAACCGGGTGTACGGCCCCACTGGTAACCCGTTTGACCCTGACAAGACATGTGCCGGCTCCTCCGGGGGGTCCGCTGCGGCCCTGGCCGCGGGTATGATGCCCCTTGCGACAGGTTCGGATTATGGCGGCAGCCTGCGCACCCCGGCGGCGTTCTGCGGCATTACCGGTTATCGCCCCTCGCCCGGCGTTGTTCCTGCAGTGGGGCGCCCTATTTCCCTGAACCCGTTCTCAGTTGTCGGTCCGATGGGACGCACCGTTGCCGATACGCACCTCCTGTTACTGGCACAACAAGACACCAACCTGCGCGACCCGTTCTCCAGCATGGACGACATGGATGTGCCGGCCACTCTTGCCGGAGCCGACCTGTCGAACATCAGCGTTGCAATTTCCGCCGACCTGGGCTGTGCACCTGTCGACAAGGACATTGCAGCAACATTTCAGCAACGCGTCGGCAAGTTCAGCCATGTATTCCGCGACGCGCACAACCGAAACCCCAGGATGCACGATGTCCACGAGGCCTTCGAAATCACCCGTGGGGTGAATTTCGTCGGTGCCCACGGCGACAGGCTGGAACACCATCGTGACCTTCTGGACCGCAATGTGATCGACAACACCGAGCGCGGGCTGAAATACAGCCTTGGCGATGTCGCGTGGGCGCATACGGTTCAGACCCAGATCTACAATGATTTCATTGACTTATTCGAGGAAGTGGACATCCTTATCTGCCCGACGGCCTCTGTATCGCCGTTTCCCCATTCGCAATTGTTCGTTGAAGAGATCAACGGCGACAAAATGCCGACCTATATGAGGTGGCTTGCACTGAGTTATGCGCTGACCATGGCCCTGCCGGCAGCCTGCGCGCTGCCATGCGGCGTGGATCATCTCGGCATGCCGTTCGGCATCCAGGTTGTCGGCCCCAACGGATCCGACGCACTGGTTCTGGAAGTGGCTCACAGCCTCGAACATCTTCTGGCGGCTGATCCGGAAACGGCACGCCCCATCCCGGATATCGCAAAGCTCAACCTTTGA
- the tatB gene encoding Sec-independent protein translocase protein TatB — MFDFGIGSTELMLIAVVALIVIGPRDLPKVLRTVGQVMTKVRAMAREFQGHIEDAAKDSGLDDLKKDISKATNFDMNETLSDVAREPGKVSSPPEKEAPKTTSEPAAKPAKKAAAAKKPASGKAAAKKTATAKKTAAAKGTTA; from the coding sequence ATGTTCGATTTCGGCATAGGCAGTACGGAACTGATGCTCATTGCGGTCGTCGCACTGATTGTCATCGGCCCGCGCGATCTGCCGAAAGTGCTGCGCACTGTTGGACAGGTGATGACCAAGGTACGGGCCATGGCCCGGGAGTTTCAGGGACACATCGAGGACGCCGCCAAAGACAGCGGTCTTGACGACCTGAAAAAAGACATCTCCAAGGCAACCAATTTCGACATGAACGAAACGCTCAGCGATGTCGCTCGTGAGCCTGGCAAGGTATCGTCGCCACCGGAAAAAGAAGCACCCAAGACAACATCCGAACCAGCAGCCAAGCCGGCCAAAAAGGCTGCAGCAGCCAAAAAACCTGCGTCCGGGAAAGCGGCGGCCAAGAAAACCGCAACCGCCAAGAAAACTGCGGCTGCCAAGGGTACAACTGCATGA
- the ggt gene encoding gamma-glutamyltransferase gives MKHGIITAPQPEAVEAGADVLASGGNAVDAAIATALVQTAVDPQMCGIAGFGSMHIYMPETQTHQVLDFHGRAPSAATPDMWEHLVLGEAEDGFGFILKGRENECGYGAITTPMSLKAYDTALARFGTMSLGDLMEPAIDYAENGFLVRPHVHEFWHNPPIAGRMGYVELMTKFPATRAIYTDNTGTLHGIGHKLVNRDLANTYRRIQKHGPDDFYTGSISREIVADMKTNGGMISAQDLADVSVTPNAPLWGSYRGHRIATNPPPGGGAMILEMLNILEKFDLAAMGHNSPAYIATVSEAMKIATIDKDRHLGDPNFMDIPLDHLTSKTYAADRADEVRRGIKATVPRMNAGDRESKDTTHISVADAHGNCVALTHSLGMPSGVVTDGLGFMYNGCMAVFDPRPGNPGSIVPGKARFSAMCPTIIFKDDKPVLVIGAPGGTYITMGVLQAILNVIDFGMTAQEAVAAPRFCTTSDVIDITNRILRSTQRDLEAMGYEVRRNARSYNFAGVHAVRNDGGNWDGGADPARDGMALKI, from the coding sequence ATGAAGCACGGCATCATCACCGCCCCGCAGCCCGAAGCCGTCGAGGCCGGCGCCGATGTGCTGGCCAGCGGCGGAAATGCCGTAGACGCGGCAATCGCCACCGCGCTTGTCCAGACCGCCGTCGATCCGCAGATGTGTGGTATCGCCGGATTTGGTTCCATGCACATCTACATGCCGGAGACACAAACCCATCAGGTCCTTGACTTCCATGGCCGCGCGCCGTCGGCGGCCACACCAGACATGTGGGAACACCTCGTTCTCGGCGAAGCCGAAGACGGTTTCGGCTTCATTCTCAAGGGCCGCGAAAACGAGTGCGGTTATGGCGCCATTACCACGCCGATGTCGCTGAAGGCCTACGATACCGCACTCGCCAGATTTGGCACCATGTCATTGGGCGACCTTATGGAGCCCGCCATCGACTATGCGGAAAACGGGTTTCTGGTGCGCCCGCACGTACATGAGTTCTGGCACAATCCGCCGATCGCCGGGCGCATGGGGTATGTGGAACTGATGACGAAGTTCCCGGCCACGCGCGCCATCTATACCGACAATACCGGCACCCTGCACGGGATCGGCCACAAACTGGTCAACAGGGATCTGGCCAACACCTACCGCCGCATCCAGAAACACGGCCCTGATGATTTCTACACCGGGTCAATCTCACGTGAGATTGTCGCTGACATGAAAACCAATGGTGGCATGATCTCGGCCCAAGACCTTGCAGACGTTTCTGTTACCCCCAATGCGCCCTTGTGGGGCAGCTATCGCGGCCACCGAATTGCCACCAACCCGCCACCGGGTGGTGGTGCCATGATACTGGAAATGTTGAATATTCTGGAGAAATTCGACCTCGCGGCCATGGGTCACAACTCCCCCGCCTATATCGCCACCGTCTCCGAAGCCATGAAGATCGCCACCATCGACAAGGACCGTCACCTGGGCGACCCGAATTTCATGGACATTCCGCTGGATCACCTGACATCGAAGACATATGCAGCAGACAGGGCTGACGAAGTCAGGCGCGGCATCAAGGCGACCGTGCCGCGGATGAATGCCGGTGACAGGGAGTCCAAGGACACCACCCACATCAGCGTTGCGGATGCTCACGGCAACTGTGTCGCGCTTACCCATTCGCTTGGCATGCCGTCAGGTGTCGTCACCGACGGACTTGGTTTCATGTACAATGGCTGCATGGCGGTGTTTGACCCGCGCCCCGGCAATCCGGGCTCAATCGTGCCCGGCAAGGCCCGGTTTTCGGCCATGTGCCCGACCATCATCTTCAAGGACGACAAGCCGGTCCTGGTCATCGGCGCGCCCGGCGGCACCTACATCACCATGGGTGTCCTGCAGGCCATCCTGAATGTGATCGACTTTGGCATGACCGCCCAGGAAGCCGTTGCCGCGCCGCGCTTCTGCACCACGTCCGACGTTATCGACATCACCAACCGCATCCTCAGAAGCACGCAGCGTGACCTGGAAGCAATGGGATATGAGGTGCGCCGAAATGCCCGAAGCTACAATTTCGCCGGTGTACATGCCGTTCGCAATGACGGCGGTAACTGGGATGGTGGAGCAGATCCGGCACGTGACGGAATGGCGTTAAAAATCTGA
- the scpB gene encoding SMC-Scp complex subunit ScpB, with the protein MENGQEPSHDLEDEVTEAASTADDIGSVQDLPPVDDSDLPDYLLRKGDAISGVMPELQQQRVVEALLFAATGPLSEAELAAALPKDADVAALLEAVQESYQMRGVNLMQIAGKWAFRTADDLSFLLREEAVEQKKLSRAGLEVLSIIAYHQPVTRAEIEDIRGVATAKGTLDILMEIGWIKMRGRRRTPGRPVTYGTTQEFLEHFGLNEIRDLPGMVELKGAGLLSGNLPPDMFIPSPSDDDTLGPDEDPLDATDFEPELEMHLPDDEETDDASAEPDEALNMDLPEVLDDDGGGNGA; encoded by the coding sequence ATGGAAAACGGACAAGAGCCGTCGCATGACCTTGAAGACGAGGTGACAGAAGCCGCATCTACGGCCGATGACATCGGGTCTGTCCAAGACCTGCCACCGGTCGACGATAGTGATTTGCCGGACTACCTGCTGCGCAAGGGCGATGCGATTTCCGGTGTCATGCCGGAGTTGCAGCAACAGCGTGTGGTTGAAGCCCTTCTGTTTGCAGCGACCGGGCCGCTGTCTGAAGCAGAACTTGCAGCAGCTTTGCCGAAAGACGCAGATGTTGCGGCTCTGCTGGAGGCCGTGCAGGAAAGTTATCAGATGCGTGGCGTGAACCTGATGCAGATTGCCGGCAAGTGGGCATTCCGCACGGCAGATGATCTGAGCTTCCTGTTGCGCGAAGAAGCTGTTGAGCAGAAAAAACTGTCGCGTGCCGGTCTCGAAGTATTGTCGATCATCGCCTATCACCAGCCGGTTACCCGCGCTGAAATTGAAGACATCCGAGGTGTGGCCACGGCAAAAGGTACGCTGGACATCCTGATGGAAATCGGCTGGATCAAGATGCGCGGCCGCAGGCGTACACCCGGCCGTCCGGTCACCTATGGCACGACCCAGGAATTCCTGGAGCATTTCGGGTTGAACGAAATCCGCGATCTACCGGGAATGGTGGAACTGAAAGGCGCCGGTTTGCTGTCGGGTAATCTGCCGCCTGACATGTTCATTCCAAGCCCCAGCGATGATGATACGCTGGGTCCGGATGAAGATCCGCTGGATGCAACTGATTTCGAGCCGGAGCTTGAGATGCACCTGCCCGACGATGAAGAAACCGATGATGCATCTGCCGAGCCTGATGAAGCCCTGAACATGGACCTGCCGGAGGTGCTTGATGACGATGGCGGCGGCAACGGGGCCTGA
- a CDS encoding M20/M25/M40 family metallo-hydrolase, with protein MAVATRAETEIAKWLADHEADMISLLEALVNTDSGSYYKQGVDAAGILIKEFLEARGIACDTIPIETHGDAVRATVSGTANGGNRPIVLMGHRDTVFPRGEPERRPFTIRDGRAYGPGVADMKAGLVMNAFVLAAFADLGGAPVPLVGLFTGDEEIGSPSSAPVIARETTNALAVFNSEPGRVSGNVVTGRKGGIFFRCTIKGKAAHSGANFADGVSAIGELAHKINAWHGFTDIDRGITVNVGLISGGQSVNTVAPVAACDIDTRFIRLADRDWLVEAITEIADRSFVSGTTATMEIMGEFKPLEQSPESADIFDLYTQAGRDSGLTIAGEFSGGCADSGIAASVGTPTICGVGPVGAHVHSPDEYMELSSFVPRAQTLARSILRMHTPG; from the coding sequence ATGGCCGTTGCAACAAGAGCTGAAACCGAAATTGCAAAATGGCTGGCGGACCATGAAGCCGACATGATTTCCCTGCTCGAGGCGCTGGTTAATACCGACAGCGGCAGCTACTACAAGCAGGGCGTCGATGCGGCAGGTATACTGATAAAAGAGTTTCTCGAAGCCCGGGGCATTGCTTGCGACACCATCCCCATTGAAACCCATGGCGATGCGGTCCGCGCCACCGTGTCCGGCACAGCCAATGGCGGCAACCGGCCCATCGTGCTGATGGGACATCGCGACACCGTGTTTCCACGCGGTGAGCCTGAGCGGCGCCCGTTTACCATCCGGGATGGCCGCGCGTATGGCCCCGGTGTTGCCGACATGAAGGCCGGCCTGGTCATGAATGCCTTTGTGCTGGCCGCATTCGCTGACCTGGGCGGTGCACCCGTCCCGCTGGTCGGGCTGTTCACCGGCGATGAAGAGATCGGCTCTCCCTCATCTGCGCCGGTGATTGCACGCGAAACCACCAATGCCCTTGCCGTATTCAATTCTGAACCCGGCCGGGTCAGCGGCAATGTGGTGACGGGGCGCAAGGGCGGCATCTTTTTCAGGTGCACTATCAAGGGCAAGGCTGCTCATTCCGGAGCGAACTTCGCCGACGGTGTCAGCGCCATCGGCGAGCTGGCACACAAGATCAATGCCTGGCATGGCTTCACCGACATCGACCGCGGCATCACCGTAAACGTCGGCCTCATTTCCGGCGGGCAATCCGTCAACACGGTAGCACCTGTAGCTGCCTGTGATATCGACACACGCTTCATCAGGCTGGCCGACAGGGACTGGCTTGTCGAGGCAATCACGGAGATCGCAGACCGCAGCTTTGTATCCGGCACCACCGCCACCATGGAAATCATGGGCGAATTCAAACCATTGGAGCAATCACCTGAATCTGCCGACATATTCGACCTTTATACACAGGCCGGCCGTGACAGCGGGCTTACCATTGCCGGAGAGTTCTCCGGCGGTTGCGCGGACTCTGGTATTGCCGCATCGGTTGGCACGCCCACCATTTGCGGCGTTGGCCCTGTCGGTGCCCATGTCCACAGCCCGGACGAATACATGGAACTCAGCTCTTTCGTACCCCGGGCGCAAACGTTGGCCCGCAGCATTCTTCGCATGCACACCCCGGGCTGA
- a CDS encoding ATP-binding cassette domain-containing protein: protein MTEVLHRTTRGRWGPRGTAAAAFASSVTFDDVSLAYGETEAVRNVSFELKQGEIVCLLGPSGCGKSTLMRLAAGVERPDSGRILLDSAEVASDARFVPPEKRSVGLMFQDYALFPHLTVMGNVTFGLKGVDKESATNAARSALLRVGLDHLEKSYPHELSGGEQQRVALARAIVPRPAVLLMDEPFSGLDQRLREHVRHETLAILKETRASSILVTHDPEEAMGMADRIVLMRAGRVVQIGTPDELYRQPADAEAARFFSDVNELRVRIVDGAADTPLGRFKTDVGEEGGPALVMIRPQAFVRTGDDDAGSIAAQVTDQRFLGDKVELSLMFEGLNEVVYARVATTGCPKLGETARFRLDHDHVLVFDNLGG, encoded by the coding sequence ATGACAGAAGTACTTCACAGAACCACCAGGGGCCGCTGGGGACCGCGCGGCACGGCAGCGGCGGCGTTTGCCTCCAGCGTCACTTTTGATGACGTGTCTCTCGCGTATGGCGAGACTGAAGCCGTCCGCAATGTATCGTTTGAATTGAAGCAGGGCGAGATCGTTTGCCTGCTGGGACCATCGGGGTGCGGCAAGTCCACCTTGATGCGGCTGGCGGCCGGCGTGGAACGCCCGGATTCCGGGCGTATTCTGCTCGACAGCGCCGAAGTGGCTTCAGATGCAAGGTTCGTCCCGCCGGAAAAGCGTTCGGTTGGCCTGATGTTTCAGGACTATGCGCTGTTTCCGCATCTCACCGTGATGGGCAATGTGACGTTCGGGTTGAAGGGGGTGGACAAGGAAAGCGCCACCAACGCTGCGCGTTCAGCCTTGTTGCGGGTCGGGCTGGATCATCTGGAAAAATCCTATCCGCATGAGTTGTCCGGCGGTGAGCAGCAGCGCGTCGCACTGGCCCGGGCGATTGTACCGCGCCCGGCCGTATTGCTGATGGATGAACCGTTTTCAGGGTTGGACCAGCGTCTCAGGGAACATGTGCGTCATGAAACCCTGGCTATACTGAAAGAAACCCGCGCCAGTTCCATCCTGGTGACCCATGATCCTGAAGAGGCCATGGGCATGGCGGACCGTATTGTGTTGATGCGCGCCGGGCGCGTGGTGCAGATCGGCACGCCTGATGAATTGTATCGCCAGCCGGCGGACGCCGAAGCGGCCCGGTTCTTTTCGGACGTGAACGAGTTGCGGGTGCGTATTGTCGATGGTGCGGCGGATACACCGCTTGGCAGGTTCAAGACCGATGTTGGTGAGGAGGGCGGCCCGGCACTTGTCATGATCCGGCCGCAGGCGTTTGTGCGAACCGGTGACGACGATGCAGGCTCGATTGCCGCGCAAGTAACCGATCAGCGTTTTCTGGGCGATAAGGTGGAGCTTTCACTGATGTTTGAAGGATTGAATGAGGTGGTCTACGCCAGGGTGGCGACAACCGGATGCCCGAAGCTGGGCGAGACGGCCCGTTTCCGCCTAGATCACGATCATGTACTTGTGTTTGACAATTTGGGTGGCTGA
- a CDS encoding twin-arginine translocase TatA/TatE family subunit codes for MSIGPWQIIIIVLLLVILFGRGKISELMGDVAKGIKSFKKGIAEEVDETKETVADTAKTIELEAEEMTEKAKDKAKS; via the coding sequence ATGTCTATCGGACCATGGCAAATTATTATTATCGTTCTGCTTTTGGTCATCCTGTTTGGCCGCGGCAAGATTTCCGAGCTTATGGGTGACGTCGCCAAGGGCATCAAGAGTTTCAAAAAAGGCATCGCCGAAGAAGTTGATGAGACCAAGGAAACGGTCGCTGACACAGCCAAGACTATTGAGCTGGAAGCAGAAGAGATGACCGAAAAGGCCAAGGACAAAGCCAAGAGCTGA
- the tatC gene encoding twin-arginine translocase subunit TatC, whose protein sequence is MSATDDDIEASSAPLIEHLAELRTRLIRSVIGFALMFVVCFYFADKIFDFLLIPYQWAVGENQELKLIFTAPQEFFFTQLKIGMFGGLFLAFPLIATQIYMFVAPGLYKNERNAFKPYLYATPVLFVAGASLVFFMVMPIAMRFFISFQQTGADGRAVIELLPKVSEYLSLTMTLILAFGICFQMPVILTLLGRVGIITSQGLKEKRKYAVVGVFVAAAVLTPPDPFSQLGLGIPLLLLYEASIWTVRLVEKKRDAAEAAREAEDED, encoded by the coding sequence ATGAGCGCGACTGACGACGACATCGAAGCTTCCAGCGCGCCGCTTATCGAGCACCTGGCCGAACTTCGGACCAGGTTGATCCGCTCGGTCATCGGCTTTGCGCTCATGTTTGTCGTCTGCTTCTACTTTGCCGACAAGATTTTTGATTTCCTGCTGATCCCATACCAGTGGGCCGTCGGTGAAAACCAGGAACTGAAGCTGATTTTCACCGCGCCGCAGGAGTTCTTCTTTACCCAGTTGAAGATCGGCATGTTCGGCGGACTGTTCCTGGCGTTTCCGCTGATTGCCACCCAGATCTACATGTTTGTGGCGCCTGGCCTGTACAAGAATGAGCGCAACGCATTCAAACCGTATCTCTATGCAACGCCGGTTCTGTTCGTGGCCGGGGCATCGCTGGTGTTCTTCATGGTCATGCCGATCGCCATGCGGTTTTTCATCAGCTTCCAGCAGACCGGTGCGGACGGGCGGGCGGTCATTGAACTTCTGCCCAAGGTGTCTGAGTATCTCAGCCTGACCATGACGCTGATCCTGGCGTTCGGCATCTGTTTCCAGATGCCGGTTATCCTGACGCTGCTTGGCCGGGTCGGCATCATCACGTCGCAGGGGCTGAAGGAAAAGCGCAAATACGCTGTCGTCGGTGTGTTCGTGGCCGCAGCCGTGCTGACCCCGCCGGATCCGTTCTCCCAGCTGGGCCTGGGTATTCCGCTTTTGCTGCTCTACGAAGCGTCAATCTGGACGGTTCGTCTGGTTGAGAAGAAACGCGATGCAGCAGAAGCAGCGCGTGAGGCTGAAGACGAAGACTGA